The genome window TGGTGGAGCAGTTTCCAATGCTCTTAGTACCGCTTCCTCAATCTTAGAGATCGACTTATCAATTGCAAAAGCAATTTCAGTATAAGAAATCTTGATTACCTTAGGAATACCAGTCATCAAATCACGACCACGTACTTCCATATCTTCTGGCTCAAGTTCAGTATCAAGCTCAGAGATTGCCGCACCGACAGAAATTTTGATACGTTCAGCCGTTCTTTCACCAATTAAAAGGTTATGCTGACGTCTCATATAATCTAAGATATCACGAGTAAATACATCACCTGCCGTTCTTACCGACTGATCACATACAATACCAGAAAGTGCAATTACTGCAATCTCAGTTGTACCACCCCCGATATCGACAATCATTGAACCCATTGGTTGTTCAATATCAATACCGATACCAATAGCTGCAGCTAGTGGCTCAGGAATCATATAAACTTCTTTTGCCCCTGCGTGTTCGGCAGAGTCACGAACCGCTCTTTTTTCTACCTCAGTAATCCCTGAAGGAATACAAATCACCATACGGTGAGAAGGTGTCATAAAACGATTACCTCCATCTATCATTTTGATCAATCCTCTGATCATATGTTCAGCAGCATGGAAATCGGCAATTACACCATCACGAAGCGGACGAATTGTCTTGATATTTTCGTGCGTTTTCTCATGCATTTGCATTGCCTTAGCACCTACTGCAATCGTTTTTCCAGTGGCACGATCCAAAGCAATGATTGAAGGCTCATCTACAACAATTTTCCCTTTTTGAAGGATAAGAGTATTGGCAGTTCCAAGATCGATTGCCAAATCGCTTGATAAAAAGTCAAACAGACCCATTACAACAGTTCAGTTTATATGTTAAATGTCTTATATTCTATCTATATAGGAAGGTTACCAGAGTGAGCCCTTAAAGTTAGTTTTCACAGAACCTTTACCACACCTCTTCAAATTTCTCTATAATTAGGGAGATATTAAAGCAACTATTCATAAAATTTTATTTTATAGTACTTTTCTGTTCTCCACAGTTTTCTTCAAGTCAGAAGAAAGGATTTTATATACATTAGTAGATCATTTGCAAAAGAAGTAACATCTCCCCTAACGCAAAAATATCACTAAGCCTCTTGCTAATTGAATTTTATTTAATCAATAAAATTAAATACTTGAGCTTGACGGATAAGATTTAGTGAAATTAAGCTTGATGGGAAGTTTACTGTGGCAAGTATAGAAAATAATACCAACTTTATTTCAAAAAATAACCGAACAAAAAATACCCTACAACAATTGAGCTGTAGGGTTCTGAATCAGAATTCATT of Sediminitomix flava contains these proteins:
- a CDS encoding rod shape-determining protein, with the protein product MGLFDFLSSDLAIDLGTANTLILQKGKIVVDEPSIIALDRATGKTIAVGAKAMQMHEKTHENIKTIRPLRDGVIADFHAAEHMIRGLIKMIDGGNRFMTPSHRMVICIPSGITEVEKRAVRDSAEHAGAKEVYMIPEPLAAAIGIGIDIEQPMGSMIVDIGGGTTEIAVIALSGIVCDQSVRTAGDVFTRDILDYMRRQHNLLIGERTAERIKISVGAAISELDTELEPEDMEVRGRDLMTGIPKVIKISYTEIAFAIDKSISKIEEAVLRALETAPPELSADIYDNGIHLTGGGALLRGLDRRLSMKTKLPVHVAEDPLRAVVRGTGQALKNLDSYKSVLMI